One part of the Treponema peruense genome encodes these proteins:
- a CDS encoding tetratricopeptide repeat protein — translation MKRLEKPALRAVKMICAVAACALIFSCATTGKVQEEQFAEQPSKEAEVPAVKEKPAVSKKKTFTKMDFLESLSSCLEKNDFDAALALYDTLPQEFASDYDLLFLKASVYFSAGRIPESKALCDELSAIDPSNTDVMELSAVIAKKTGNSAERSRKIAAIIAKDKFNPGANVELAGDAFMKRNYKLAKTYYNRALARDSDNEDALFGLGQTEYYLENDDSAKKSLEKLLEKNPDYAPAYLYLGKIAAANNEYKIASDYAKTAIEKDPTQYDYFMDYGMYERYLGHYDAAEEAWTQAIQIESGYFLAYAYRAGLYDERNMFPQALADYKKVVELNPEYYFAHESLGVLALHEKQWSTARASFEECYKKNPANVSYPLMVTYCYYMEGNDIEARNFSNQALRVMDRNTIEYTMLRVYHDKAGEMPLPQRIAALKNRNLRGKMYFYLGLFYDMFGGKEAAKEYYTKVVEMNSPMFFEYRLAEWSIKENGTE, via the coding sequence ATGAAAAGATTGGAAAAACCGGCATTGCGTGCCGTAAAAATGATTTGTGCCGTAGCAGCATGTGCACTTATATTTTCCTGTGCTACAACAGGCAAAGTGCAGGAAGAACAGTTTGCAGAACAGCCTTCAAAAGAAGCAGAAGTTCCGGCAGTAAAAGAAAAACCCGCCGTCAGTAAAAAAAAGACATTTACAAAGATGGACTTTCTTGAATCACTGAGTTCCTGTCTTGAAAAAAACGATTTTGATGCAGCCCTTGCACTTTACGACACCCTTCCACAAGAATTTGCTTCTGATTACGATCTTCTGTTTTTAAAGGCATCCGTTTACTTTAGTGCCGGCAGAATTCCAGAGTCAAAGGCTTTGTGCGACGAACTTTCTGCAATTGACCCTTCCAACACCGACGTTATGGAACTGTCTGCCGTAATTGCCAAAAAAACCGGAAATTCCGCCGAGCGCAGCCGCAAAATAGCCGCCATTATCGCAAAGGACAAATTCAATCCCGGAGCCAATGTCGAGCTTGCCGGAGATGCATTTATGAAGCGCAATTACAAACTTGCCAAAACCTATTACAACCGTGCGCTCGCCAGAGATTCAGACAACGAAGACGCACTGTTCGGGTTGGGCCAGACAGAATACTATCTCGAAAATGACGATTCTGCAAAAAAATCCCTCGAAAAGCTTCTGGAAAAAAATCCTGATTACGCACCCGCATATCTTTATCTTGGTAAAATTGCAGCTGCAAACAATGAATACAAAATTGCGTCTGACTATGCAAAAACTGCAATAGAAAAAGATCCGACCCAGTACGATTACTTCATGGATTACGGAATGTACGAACGCTATCTTGGCCACTACGATGCAGCCGAAGAAGCCTGGACACAAGCAATTCAGATAGAAAGTGGCTATTTTCTGGCATACGCATACCGCGCGGGACTTTATGACGAGCGCAATATGTTCCCGCAGGCACTTGCCGACTACAAAAAAGTTGTGGAACTGAACCCGGAATACTATTTTGCACACGAAAGTCTTGGCGTTCTTGCCCTGCATGAAAAACAGTGGAGTACTGCCCGCGCTTCCTTCGAGGAATGCTATAAGAAAAATCCTGCCAACGTGTCTTATCCTCTTATGGTTACGTACTGCTATTATATGGAAGGAAACGACATTGAGGCACGCAATTTCAGCAACCAGGCCCTGCGTGTAATGGACAGAAATACAATTGAATACACAATGCTGCGTGTTTATCATGACAAAGCCGGTGAAATGCCCCTTCCGCAAAGAATTGCAGCCCTCAAGAACAGAAACCTGCGCGGCAAAATGTACTTCTATCTGGGGCTTTTTTATGATATGTTTGGAGGAAAAGAAGCCGCCAAAGAATATTATACAAAAGTCGTAGAAATGAATTCCCCTATGTTTTTTGAGTATAGACTGGCGGAATGGAGCATAAAAGAAAATGGAACAGAATAA
- a CDS encoding MGH1-like glycoside hydrolase domain-containing protein: MNKRDFPKIHFYDQDFVDIYDKTWNWLTDYWIDPVSGETSPDGYFIYPLNGKLEMTQTEAIFSSFFLVYSNRNYPANKNIDYFYARQEENGAIRCKYDATTNKAIPDPKNPEGVGLPLFAWAEFNLYHKSANKRRIREVMPVLQKYMDWIDRTFKHQNGLYSVPAEASSMFNSPRKGCYYPVDFNSCMAINAAHMSALGDILNDKDLSFQYKKMYFSLKTRINSLMWDNETGFYHDLDKNEARLPQKTIAGFWPLLAELPNADRADVLIAHLSNSQTFGTDHPFPTLSADSPDFKESGEGFKGSVLAPFNFMVIKGLEKYQRYAFARECAIRHLYYILEALSPVDSKQKGDLYEAYLPCKEGPAACRSDSEFPKRRYLHYTGLSTIALMIENVIGLNISLPRKTVDWVIPNLEIMGIEKLSLKRNLITILSNKSNRGWEIQMESEKLYYFTINILDQKKKTLPIPSGKCSMLIDKL; this comes from the coding sequence GTGAACAAACGAGATTTCCCTAAAATCCATTTTTATGATCAGGATTTCGTAGATATTTATGACAAAACCTGGAACTGGCTAACCGACTACTGGATTGACCCTGTTTCGGGCGAGACTTCTCCTGACGGATATTTCATTTACCCTCTTAACGGAAAATTAGAGATGACCCAGACAGAAGCTATTTTCTCTTCGTTCTTTCTGGTCTATTCAAACAGGAATTATCCAGCCAACAAAAACATCGACTATTTTTACGCAAGGCAGGAAGAAAACGGCGCAATACGCTGCAAGTACGATGCCACTACAAACAAAGCGATTCCGGATCCAAAAAATCCTGAAGGTGTAGGTCTGCCTCTTTTTGCCTGGGCTGAATTCAACCTGTACCACAAAAGTGCAAACAAACGCAGAATACGTGAAGTAATGCCTGTCCTTCAGAAATACATGGACTGGATTGACAGAACATTCAAGCATCAGAACGGGCTTTATTCTGTTCCGGCAGAAGCTTCAAGCATGTTCAATTCACCGCGCAAGGGATGCTACTACCCGGTTGACTTCAACAGTTGCATGGCTATTAACGCAGCTCATATGTCGGCACTGGGAGATATTCTTAACGACAAGGATTTGAGTTTTCAGTACAAGAAAATGTACTTCAGCCTCAAGACAAGAATAAACAGCCTCATGTGGGACAATGAAACCGGCTTTTACCACGATTTGGACAAAAACGAAGCACGCCTTCCGCAGAAAACAATTGCAGGTTTCTGGCCTTTGCTCGCGGAACTTCCCAACGCAGACAGAGCTGATGTTCTTATTGCACACCTGAGCAATTCGCAGACTTTCGGAACAGATCATCCGTTCCCTACATTAAGCGCCGACAGTCCTGACTTCAAGGAAAGCGGTGAAGGCTTCAAGGGCTCGGTTCTTGCACCGTTTAACTTTATGGTAATCAAGGGGCTCGAAAAGTACCAGCGCTATGCCTTTGCAAGGGAATGTGCAATACGGCACCTCTATTATATTCTTGAGGCGCTGAGTCCTGTCGATTCCAAGCAGAAGGGTGACCTTTACGAAGCCTATCTTCCGTGCAAGGAAGGTCCGGCAGCCTGCAGAAGTGATTCCGAATTCCCCAAAAGAAGATACCTTCACTACACAGGTCTTTCTACAATTGCCCTTATGATAGAAAACGTAATTGGCCTTAACATAAGTCTTCCGCGCAAAACTGTTGACTGGGTTATTCCCAATCTTGAAATAATGGGAATAGAAAAACTGTCACTCAAGCGCAATCTTATTACAATTCTGAGCAACAAGAGCAACCGCGGCTGGGAAATCCAGATGGAAAGCGAAAAACTCTATTACTTTACTATCAATATTCTTGACCAGAAGAAAAAGACACTTCCGATTCCGTCGGGCAAGTGTTCAATGCTTATAGACAAACTTTAA
- a CDS encoding asparaginase domain-containing protein, with protein MFQSFIYLEVRVLLSSVPGVFISTTEDSAKKDILSVKADFLRKNNSAPKINSVKIEPSTLHRVRTLVEALGGTMTGSSTLERLLGNIQEPPDDRNFTGFSVRAAQGGGLDIMFHQKSKHIKIEEVRVEEDSGHLTRVGGAKPRMDWTYAGCPSIRIRTSSAFELGEEAELFLQELYTLLAYLKVVNPELSEAAVRCNAYVSMAEYPQKPSYTVKLRNLNSFNFVRKAINSELSRQEEILSGGGTVASESRLWIEECGTTESFQERQPCMERFAVVEPSVEVHTGTCSQSGSLDVELPGARRERLRVQYGLSRLRSMFICAEKDRADYFEQAAACGADPLNIAHWMAGELMRLLNRSRRSIKTCALTPQKFADVIKMFESGRINSGMAKKLLKDVFETGEDPLEAAERDGMTLLSEKELKPVVKKVLSENEKSVVALRQGQMPPLEYLTGCVMKETYGRADAQTVKAMIKSILDINVIYVLAMGGAISARKRPDGSVEAGNSEEIRTLFDEKNNSFPVQISSVGAMLSEETEPADWARLIAAIHEKIESGTANGIVVTHGTDTLSYTAALLFWLFGASKVPLVITTSETLPSESDEAKINVNLAVKTAREKKNGVYVVCGGKIYSPLNLKFLGKKGRPFENWNLPQPIFTSDEPLSHQFLSVSLPEKEAMSAILNEAASSLEIVRLYPGMKASRLEEMFSGAAESQKISGVIMELYASGTGNMRSTDYSLKYLLIKGKKCGCSFYCTSQQERRLDFSEYATGAQVWREGAVPMGALTTESVTALYFAASLVADTREEFSELMETSGETLQLR; from the coding sequence ATGTTCCAGTCTTTTATTTACCTTGAAGTAAGAGTATTGCTGTCTTCTGTTCCCGGAGTATTTATTTCAACTACAGAGGATAGCGCAAAAAAAGATATTTTGTCGGTAAAGGCAGATTTTCTGCGCAAAAACAACTCTGCCCCCAAAATAAATTCAGTTAAAATAGAACCGTCAACGCTTCATAGGGTACGCACGCTGGTAGAAGCTCTGGGCGGAACAATGACAGGCAGTTCAACACTGGAAAGACTTCTCGGAAACATTCAGGAGCCGCCAGATGACCGCAATTTTACCGGATTTTCTGTAAGGGCAGCTCAGGGTGGCGGTCTGGACATAATGTTCCACCAGAAATCAAAGCACATAAAAATAGAAGAAGTAAGGGTAGAAGAAGACAGCGGGCACCTGACGCGTGTGGGCGGGGCAAAACCGCGCATGGACTGGACCTACGCAGGATGTCCCAGCATAAGAATCCGTACCAGTAGTGCCTTTGAACTTGGCGAAGAAGCCGAACTTTTTCTTCAGGAACTTTACACGCTGCTTGCATACCTCAAGGTGGTCAATCCTGAACTGAGCGAAGCCGCGGTAAGATGCAATGCCTATGTTTCAATGGCTGAATATCCCCAAAAACCGTCGTATACAGTAAAACTCCGCAACCTCAATTCCTTCAACTTTGTACGCAAGGCCATTAACAGCGAACTGTCGCGGCAAGAGGAAATTCTTTCAGGCGGCGGCACGGTTGCAAGCGAGAGCCGTCTCTGGATAGAAGAGTGCGGAACGACAGAATCTTTTCAGGAAAGACAGCCGTGCATGGAAAGATTTGCCGTTGTAGAACCGTCTGTCGAAGTTCACACTGGAACATGCTCCCAGTCAGGCTCCCTTGATGTAGAACTTCCCGGTGCAAGACGCGAAAGGCTCCGGGTACAGTACGGACTTTCACGCTTAAGGAGCATGTTCATCTGTGCAGAAAAAGACCGCGCAGACTATTTCGAACAGGCCGCCGCCTGCGGTGCAGATCCGCTTAATATAGCCCACTGGATGGCCGGTGAACTGATGCGCCTTCTTAACAGGAGCCGTCGTTCAATAAAAACCTGCGCACTTACGCCGCAAAAATTCGCCGACGTAATAAAAATGTTCGAAAGTGGCCGCATAAACAGCGGAATGGCAAAAAAACTTCTCAAAGATGTGTTTGAAACAGGGGAAGATCCGCTTGAAGCAGCCGAACGCGATGGAATGACGCTCCTTTCAGAAAAAGAACTCAAACCTGTTGTAAAAAAAGTCCTTTCAGAAAACGAAAAAAGTGTGGTAGCGCTCAGACAGGGGCAGATGCCTCCCCTTGAATATCTTACTGGCTGCGTAATGAAAGAAACATACGGCAGAGCAGACGCACAGACTGTAAAGGCTATGATAAAGTCAATTCTTGACATAAACGTAATCTATGTACTTGCCATGGGCGGCGCAATAAGCGCAAGAAAAAGACCCGACGGTTCTGTAGAAGCAGGAAACTCCGAAGAAATACGCACTCTTTTTGATGAAAAAAACAACAGCTTTCCGGTACAGATATCTTCCGTAGGTGCAATGCTCAGTGAAGAAACAGAACCTGCAGACTGGGCAAGACTCATAGCGGCCATACATGAAAAGATTGAATCAGGTACGGCAAACGGAATAGTAGTCACACACGGAACAGACACACTGTCCTATACTGCAGCCCTTTTGTTCTGGTTGTTCGGGGCATCAAAGGTGCCGCTTGTAATAACAACCTCAGAAACTCTTCCGTCAGAAAGTGATGAGGCAAAGATAAACGTAAATCTTGCAGTCAAAACTGCGCGTGAAAAAAAGAACGGTGTTTATGTAGTCTGCGGCGGTAAAATCTATTCCCCGCTTAACCTCAAATTTCTTGGAAAAAAAGGCCGTCCTTTCGAAAACTGGAACCTTCCCCAACCGATATTTACTTCAGACGAGCCGCTCAGCCACCAGTTTCTGTCAGTAAGCCTTCCCGAAAAAGAAGCCATGTCTGCAATTCTTAACGAAGCAGCGTCTTCGCTCGAAATCGTGCGCCTTTACCCGGGAATGAAAGCAAGCCGCCTTGAAGAAATGTTTTCCGGGGCAGCAGAATCACAGAAAATCAGCGGTGTAATTATGGAACTTTACGCCAGCGGAACAGGAAACATGAGAAGTACGGACTATTCGCTTAAATATCTTCTTATAAAAGGAAAGAAATGCGGATGTTCCTTCTACTGTACATCCCAGCAGGAACGCCGTCTTGACTTCAGCGAGTATGCAACAGGAGCGCAGGTATGGAGGGAAGGTGCTGTTCCTATGGGTGCGCTTACCACAGAATCTGTCACAGCCCTTTATTTTGCTGCAAGTCTTGTGGCAGACACCCGCGAAGAGTTTTCAGAACTTATGGAAACTTCAGGCGAAACCCTTCAGCTCAGATAA
- the radA gene encoding DNA repair protein RadA has product MAKKKGSVFYKCSACGYSQPGWLGRCPECGEWNTLEECIVDPNAAGTAVHDKDSAVKAKPVPMGKIQIQDDGRISTGNAEFDRVLGGGATKRSAVLIGGEPGIGKSTLLLQTAAGIETKGRILYVSGEESASQIKGRAVRLGLQVDSVEILCTMRLEDILDALDQINPSVVIVDSIQTVYSVQAGIVPGTVSQLKYCSNELIGWVKERDSVLFMTAHVTKDGQISGPKSLEHMVDTVISFERSGDEFRFLRAQKNRFGSVDELGIFEMDSDGLKCVADPSALFITRREGGIPAGVACVPVFEGSRVFIVEIQALTVPAKSSLNRVYSEKIDSARVSRVAAVLEKRAGMKFSDQDIYINVAGGVRLTESAIDAALAAALYSARTDLPLPEKTLVVGELSLAGEIRPVTKLRQRVKTAAELGFDRIIAPEKELGSVRAENIKALVKLLFAKGS; this is encoded by the coding sequence TTGGCAAAAAAGAAAGGCTCTGTTTTTTACAAATGTTCTGCGTGCGGTTATTCACAGCCGGGATGGTTAGGACGCTGCCCTGAATGCGGTGAATGGAATACCCTTGAAGAATGTATTGTTGACCCCAATGCTGCCGGTACTGCTGTTCATGACAAAGATTCTGCGGTAAAGGCAAAACCTGTTCCTATGGGAAAAATACAGATTCAGGATGACGGAAGAATTTCTACTGGAAATGCAGAATTTGACAGGGTACTTGGAGGCGGTGCTACAAAACGGAGTGCTGTTCTTATAGGAGGTGAACCCGGAATAGGCAAGTCAACGCTTCTTTTGCAGACTGCCGCCGGAATTGAGACTAAAGGACGCATTCTTTATGTGTCTGGAGAAGAGTCTGCTTCCCAAATTAAGGGACGGGCTGTAAGACTAGGGCTGCAGGTTGATTCCGTGGAAATTTTATGCACGATGCGGCTTGAAGATATTCTTGATGCCCTTGACCAGATTAATCCTTCTGTTGTTATCGTTGATTCCATTCAGACTGTTTATTCTGTACAGGCCGGTATTGTTCCGGGTACTGTAAGCCAGCTTAAGTACTGCTCGAACGAACTTATCGGCTGGGTAAAGGAAAGGGACAGCGTGCTTTTTATGACGGCACATGTTACCAAAGACGGACAGATTTCGGGTCCCAAAAGTCTTGAGCATATGGTAGACACCGTGATTTCTTTTGAACGCAGTGGTGATGAATTCAGATTTTTGCGGGCGCAGAAAAACAGATTCGGGTCGGTGGATGAACTTGGTATTTTTGAGATGGACAGTGACGGTCTCAAATGTGTTGCAGACCCGAGCGCGCTCTTCATTACACGTCGTGAAGGCGGGATTCCGGCAGGAGTAGCATGCGTTCCGGTTTTTGAAGGAAGCCGCGTATTTATCGTAGAAATTCAAGCTCTTACTGTTCCCGCCAAATCTTCTTTGAACCGCGTGTACAGTGAAAAAATAGACAGCGCGCGTGTCAGCAGAGTGGCAGCGGTTCTGGAAAAACGGGCCGGTATGAAGTTTTCGGACCAGGACATTTACATCAATGTTGCGGGAGGAGTACGGCTTACCGAAAGTGCAATTGATGCAGCGCTGGCAGCCGCACTGTATTCCGCAAGGACAGATCTGCCGCTTCCTGAAAAAACGCTGGTTGTAGGAGAGCTGAGCCTTGCAGGAGAGATTCGCCCTGTTACAAAGCTACGCCAGCGTGTAAAGACAGCTGCAGAACTTGGGTTTGACAGAATTATAGCCCCGGAAAAAGAGCTGGGTTCAGTCCGTGCAGAAAATATCAAAGCCCTCGTTAAGCTTTTGTTTGCCAAGGGCTCATGA
- a CDS encoding Ppx/GppA phosphatase family protein: protein MQTPQAVIEIGSTGIRLLVAEPVEERTADSEQPVQKKYNILDRSEFPVNLGRDVFTAGSITRETLLACLQILNRFGEQLKGWGISRQETIVIGTSAVREANNRDPFVDRIKVKTGFTVHVTDGIEENRLMYIAVTECLKDESVSVRQSDSIILEISGGATEMMLMEKGRMVGAHSMRLGTVIIEQQIRAMLGNIDDAHRFIGEFIRNTKNALNTEMNLDKVQQFIALGTDMKLAAIFAGKPISPFLWEIQRYDFEAFVDEVQHYTTEECIAKFKLNYNDAQTFQISLIAYKLFVYLTNVTSIIVPETSIREGILLNNAELSDGELRDEFTQQILASATSLLRKYQGDEAHAEHVKRTSLRIYDAMQDELGLDPHVRMLLSVSAILHDIGMFIRAEDHNVHSKYIINHSEIFGLSRDDKALVALITNFHKGSRMPQDDPEFRLLPRTSRMIILKLSAILRVADALDRTHQQKLIDFTINFAHDSLTFRVKGHTNLALEKLAVAQKSDLFENVFGYKIVLV, encoded by the coding sequence TTGCAGACTCCGCAGGCAGTTATTGAAATCGGCTCCACAGGTATACGTCTGTTGGTTGCAGAACCTGTGGAAGAGCGCACGGCAGACTCGGAACAGCCAGTTCAGAAAAAGTACAATATTCTCGACAGAAGTGAGTTCCCGGTAAATCTGGGGCGCGATGTTTTTACTGCAGGCTCAATTACCCGCGAAACATTGTTGGCGTGTCTACAGATTCTGAACAGATTCGGCGAGCAGCTTAAGGGCTGGGGAATTTCCAGACAGGAAACCATTGTTATTGGAACAAGCGCGGTACGTGAAGCAAACAACCGCGACCCCTTTGTTGACCGCATTAAGGTAAAAACCGGTTTTACAGTTCATGTTACCGACGGAATTGAAGAAAACCGTCTCATGTACATTGCCGTCACAGAATGCCTTAAAGACGAAAGCGTAAGTGTAAGGCAGAGCGATTCCATTATTCTTGAAATTTCAGGCGGCGCTACCGAAATGATGCTTATGGAAAAAGGGCGCATGGTCGGTGCACACAGCATGAGGCTGGGTACTGTCATTATTGAACAGCAGATACGCGCAATGCTTGGAAACATTGACGACGCACACCGTTTTATTGGCGAATTCATCAGAAACACAAAAAATGCCCTTAATACAGAGATGAATCTGGACAAAGTGCAGCAGTTTATTGCCCTGGGAACAGACATGAAACTGGCCGCCATCTTTGCAGGAAAACCAATTTCTCCGTTCCTATGGGAAATACAGCGTTACGACTTTGAAGCGTTTGTTGACGAAGTGCAGCATTATACTACGGAAGAATGTATTGCCAAATTCAAGCTGAATTACAACGATGCGCAGACATTCCAGATTTCGCTTATTGCATACAAACTTTTTGTTTACCTTACGAATGTTACTTCGATTATTGTTCCGGAAACATCTATACGTGAAGGTATTCTTCTGAACAACGCGGAACTTTCTGACGGTGAACTGCGCGATGAGTTTACGCAGCAGATTCTTGCGAGCGCGACTTCACTTTTGAGAAAATACCAGGGAGACGAAGCCCACGCCGAGCATGTAAAAAGAACAAGCCTGCGCATATATGATGCCATGCAGGATGAACTTGGGCTTGACCCGCACGTACGCATGCTGCTTTCTGTAAGTGCAATTCTTCACGATATAGGAATGTTTATTCGTGCAGAAGACCACAATGTTCACAGCAAGTACATTATAAACCACAGCGAGATTTTCGGTCTGAGCAGGGATGACAAAGCGCTAGTTGCACTGATTACTAACTTTCACAAAGGGTCCAGAATGCCACAGGACGATCCTGAATTTAGGCTGCTTCCCAGAACAAGCCGCATGATTATCCTTAAACTAAGCGCTATTCTGAGAGTTGCCGACGCTCTGGACAGAACACACCAGCAGAAACTTATTGACTTTACCATAAACTTTGCGCACGACAGCCTCACGTTCCGCGTAAAGGGTCACACAAATCTGGCGCTCGAAAAACTTGCCGTTGCGCAAAAGAGCGACCTTTTTGAAAACGTATTCGGATACAAGATTGTTCTTGTCTGA
- a CDS encoding TraB/GumN family protein, whose translation MEQNNSADTATQKHLEFGEKKIILVGTAHVSSESIEEVKKAVTDIKPDSVAVELDENRLKNLEDPESWRKMDIIKVLKNKMGFLMLANIVLAGYQKRMGENAGVKPGDEMLAAIETSRSMGIPLTMVDRPIAVTLRRAWVKNSFWGKSKLLSMLIASAFSKEEVSPGEIEKLKQTSEMDTMMRDLSDYLPAVKEVLIDERDKYLASKIWTSPGTTVLAVLGAGHLGGVQAHLQKLAAGSESADCSAIETVPQKKLGSKIASWIIPVLIVALIVCGFVFGGRQAGMKMFGSWVLWNGILAAIGAVAAGGHPLTVLVSFVGAPLTSLCPFIGIGIVSGIVQAVVCKPKVSDMELLQEDATSVKGFYRNRILRVLLVFILSSLGSSVGTFAAGASFVAVISSFFDKIFAVFTK comes from the coding sequence ATGGAACAGAATAATTCCGCAGATACAGCAACTCAAAAGCACCTCGAATTCGGTGAAAAGAAAATAATTCTTGTTGGAACGGCGCATGTTTCTTCAGAAAGTATAGAAGAAGTAAAAAAAGCCGTTACTGACATAAAGCCCGACTCGGTAGCCGTGGAATTGGACGAAAACCGCCTCAAAAATCTCGAAGACCCCGAATCCTGGCGCAAGATGGACATTATAAAAGTCCTCAAAAACAAAATGGGCTTTCTTATGCTCGCAAATATTGTTCTTGCAGGCTACCAGAAGCGCATGGGAGAGAATGCAGGAGTAAAACCCGGTGACGAAATGCTTGCTGCAATAGAAACTTCACGCAGTATGGGAATTCCACTTACGATGGTTGACCGCCCGATTGCAGTGACGTTAAGACGCGCCTGGGTAAAAAATTCCTTCTGGGGAAAGAGCAAGCTTCTTTCAATGCTTATTGCAAGCGCTTTTTCCAAAGAAGAAGTTTCACCCGGCGAAATAGAAAAACTCAAGCAGACCAGCGAAATGGACACAATGATGCGCGACCTGTCAGACTATCTTCCTGCAGTAAAAGAAGTGCTTATTGACGAGCGCGACAAATACCTTGCATCAAAAATATGGACTTCACCCGGAACAACCGTGCTTGCAGTATTGGGCGCAGGGCATCTTGGCGGAGTACAGGCTCATCTTCAGAAACTGGCCGCCGGAAGTGAAAGTGCAGACTGTTCGGCCATAGAAACTGTTCCGCAAAAAAAACTCGGTTCAAAAATAGCATCGTGGATAATTCCCGTGCTCATTGTTGCGCTTATAGTCTGCGGCTTTGTATTCGGCGGAAGACAGGCCGGCATGAAAATGTTCGGTTCGTGGGTACTGTGGAACGGAATTCTTGCAGCCATAGGAGCTGTTGCAGCCGGAGGACATCCTCTTACAGTACTTGTGTCTTTTGTGGGTGCACCGCTTACGTCCTTGTGTCCGTTTATAGGAATCGGAATCGTTTCGGGCATTGTTCAGGCAGTAGTATGCAAACCCAAAGTCTCGGACATGGAACTTCTTCAGGAAGATGCCACTTCGGTAAAAGGCTTTTACCGCAACAGAATACTCCGTGTGCTGCTGGTGTTTATTCTGTCTTCTTTAGGAAGTTCTGTGGGAACTTTTGCAGCCGGAGCAAGTTTTGTCGCAGTAATATCATCTTTCTTTGACAAAATTTTTGCTGTTTTTACAAAATAA